The following are encoded together in the Lactuca sativa cultivar Salinas chromosome 1, Lsat_Salinas_v11, whole genome shotgun sequence genome:
- the LOC111912532 gene encoding transcription factor VOZ1 isoform X1 codes for MGKGTKGKSGSHQILKDRAKNRVEDLHGMFTDLQSARKESRGIDVAVLEEQVNQMLKEWKNELNEPSPASSLQQGASFGLSSPDISKLLQLCEEEDDATSGLAPPKPDPDALETGENAAFHKKEQESKSTGQSKGSPSGIEIERELDYFSFDDNNNNIIIQEGNDDLLPMMSFLPNISPPPSAFLGPKCSLWDCPRPAQGWCPDYCSSLHAAVAQTEGCPGMKPVIRPKGIELKDNLLFAALTAKSQGKNVGVPECQGAATAKSPWNAPDLFDIAVFEGEMVREWLFFDKPRRAFESGNRKQRSLPDYNGRGWHESRKQVINDSGWLKRSYYMDPQPMKSLEWHLFEYQITKCDDCALYRLELKLVHGKKGTKGKTDSVSDLQKQMKSLTAEVPLEGRNKRAVKGGATTPPPHHGGYRLT; via the exons ATGGGGAAAGGAACAAAAGGCAAGTCTGGCTCTCACCAGATACTCAAAGACAGGGCCAAAAACCGTGTAGAGGACCTCCATGGCATGTTTACAGATCTTCAATCCGCAAGAAAAGAGAGTCGTGGTATTGACGTGGCAGTCCTTGAAGAACAAGTCAATCAAATGCTTAAAGAATGGAAGAATGAACTCAATGAACCTTCACCTGCTTCTTCTTTACAACAG GGTGCAAGTTTTGGGCTTTCTTCCCCAGACATAAGTAAACTGTTACAACTTTGTGAGGAGGAAGATGATGCAACTAGTGGGCTAGCTCCCCCAAAACCTGACCCTGATGCCCTTGAAACTGGTGAAAATGCTGCTTTTCACAAA AAAGaacaagagtcaaagtcaacgggTCAAAGCAAAGGGTCTCCTTCAGGGATTGAAATTGAAAGGGAATTGGATTATTTTTCAtttgatgataataataataatattatcattCAGGAGGGAAATGATGATCTACTTCCAATGATGAGCTTTCTACCGAATATCAGCCCTCCACCTTCTGCTTTCTTAGGGCCAAAATGTTCTCTTTGGGACTGCCCGAGGCCTGCCCAGGGGTGGTGCCCGGACTATTGCAGCAGCTTGCATGCTGCAGTTGCTCAGACGGAAGGCTGCCCGGGAATGAAACCGGTCATCCGACCGAAAGGGATTGAGTTGAAGGATAATTTGCTTTTTGCTGCCCTGACTGCCAAGTCACAGGGAAAGAATGTTGGTGTGCCCGAATGTCAGGGGGCAGCTACTGCTAAATCCCCCTGGAATGCTCCTG ACCTCTTCGACATTGCGGTTTTCGAGGGCGAAATGGTCCGCGAGTGGCTATTTTTCGATAAGCCACGGCGGGCTTTCGAGAGCGGAAACCGAAAACAACGATCACTCCCCGATTACAACGGACGCGGTTGGCACGAATCCCGAAAACAAGTAATCAATGATTCCGGATGGCTAAAAAGGTCATATTACATGGACCCACAACCCATGAAATCCCTCGAATGGCATCTATTCGAATACCAAATCACCAAATGTGACGATTGTGCCCTTTATAGACTCGAACTCAAACTCGTTCATGGTAAAAAAGGAACAAAGGGGAAGACGGATTCGGTCTCAGATCTTCAAAAACAAATGAAATCACTCACCGCCGAGGTTCCACTGGAGGGTAGAAATAAACGGGCGGTTAAAGGCGGTGCAACCACTCCACCACCACATCACGGTGGCTACCGCTTGACGTGA
- the LOC111912532 gene encoding transcription factor VOZ1 isoform X2, with translation MGKGTKGKSGSHQILKDRAKNRVEDLHGMFTDLQSARKESRGIDVAVLEEQVNQMLKEWKNELNEPSPASSLQQGASFGLSSPDISKLLQLCEEEDDATSGLAPPKPDPDALETGENAAFHKEGNDDLLPMMSFLPNISPPPSAFLGPKCSLWDCPRPAQGWCPDYCSSLHAAVAQTEGCPGMKPVIRPKGIELKDNLLFAALTAKSQGKNVGVPECQGAATAKSPWNAPDLFDIAVFEGEMVREWLFFDKPRRAFESGNRKQRSLPDYNGRGWHESRKQVINDSGWLKRSYYMDPQPMKSLEWHLFEYQITKCDDCALYRLELKLVHGKKGTKGKTDSVSDLQKQMKSLTAEVPLEGRNKRAVKGGATTPPPHHGGYRLT, from the exons ATGGGGAAAGGAACAAAAGGCAAGTCTGGCTCTCACCAGATACTCAAAGACAGGGCCAAAAACCGTGTAGAGGACCTCCATGGCATGTTTACAGATCTTCAATCCGCAAGAAAAGAGAGTCGTGGTATTGACGTGGCAGTCCTTGAAGAACAAGTCAATCAAATGCTTAAAGAATGGAAGAATGAACTCAATGAACCTTCACCTGCTTCTTCTTTACAACAG GGTGCAAGTTTTGGGCTTTCTTCCCCAGACATAAGTAAACTGTTACAACTTTGTGAGGAGGAAGATGATGCAACTAGTGGGCTAGCTCCCCCAAAACCTGACCCTGATGCCCTTGAAACTGGTGAAAATGCTGCTTTTCACAAA GAGGGAAATGATGATCTACTTCCAATGATGAGCTTTCTACCGAATATCAGCCCTCCACCTTCTGCTTTCTTAGGGCCAAAATGTTCTCTTTGGGACTGCCCGAGGCCTGCCCAGGGGTGGTGCCCGGACTATTGCAGCAGCTTGCATGCTGCAGTTGCTCAGACGGAAGGCTGCCCGGGAATGAAACCGGTCATCCGACCGAAAGGGATTGAGTTGAAGGATAATTTGCTTTTTGCTGCCCTGACTGCCAAGTCACAGGGAAAGAATGTTGGTGTGCCCGAATGTCAGGGGGCAGCTACTGCTAAATCCCCCTGGAATGCTCCTG ACCTCTTCGACATTGCGGTTTTCGAGGGCGAAATGGTCCGCGAGTGGCTATTTTTCGATAAGCCACGGCGGGCTTTCGAGAGCGGAAACCGAAAACAACGATCACTCCCCGATTACAACGGACGCGGTTGGCACGAATCCCGAAAACAAGTAATCAATGATTCCGGATGGCTAAAAAGGTCATATTACATGGACCCACAACCCATGAAATCCCTCGAATGGCATCTATTCGAATACCAAATCACCAAATGTGACGATTGTGCCCTTTATAGACTCGAACTCAAACTCGTTCATGGTAAAAAAGGAACAAAGGGGAAGACGGATTCGGTCTCAGATCTTCAAAAACAAATGAAATCACTCACCGCCGAGGTTCCACTGGAGGGTAGAAATAAACGGGCGGTTAAAGGCGGTGCAACCACTCCACCACCACATCACGGTGGCTACCGCTTGACGTGA